The sequence CAGGACTAGCAGCTCTCGAGCTTGCTCTTGTCCTTCTCGGCCCTCTGAGGGAACAGAACCGTGGCTGTAAGCAAGACAATGAGCAAAGTCTGGGCAGTGCCCAGAGCTAGACACCCAGGCCCCAGGAGGGACAGCCTGACCCACTTCCACACATAGGAGAGGAAGAGGCCCAGGCCGCTGGCCAGCAGCACAGATGCCGCCTCCAGGAATCTCACGGCCAGCTGCCACTCTCCCTCATCACTGTTGCACTGGGCCAGGAGGAGAGGCAGGGGGACAAAGAGGGTGAGGACCAGGGCCCCGTACACTCCAAGCCTGGCCAGGGCCAGGCCAACCCGAGGCACCCCCAGGGCCTCTAGCTCAGGGAACTGATGACATTGCAGGGAGCCTGCGTCCTCGTTCCACAGGCAGAAGTTGTAGAAGCCGATTCTCAGGTTGGGTAGGTCAGTGAGGTTGCCAGCCTTCCAGAGGAGAGCATAGAATAGCAGGGAGATGACCACAACCAAGAGGATCATGATGCCCAGGAACGGCAGGTGATCGCTCCGCCACAGCCTTGGGACGGCCATCTCTCGCTGTTTGCAGGGGTACCTGAGGGGAAGTCACACCAGTGAGTGTCCAGTGTCTTCGCAAGCTCGTGCTTTCCCTTCTGCCATTCCATAAAAACCTGTGGAAACTTTCCCCCCAATCTGCCCCCACCAAGGACAAGCAATTCAAGGTAACCTAGAGCCAGGACCCCCTTGGTAAGTTACCAGCTGCCTCTCTGGTTTGAGGTCAGGAGGAAAAGCCTCTCCCAGGCAGCTTGAAGGCCTGAAATGTCTTTACTGAAGTGCCCTTTGGTCAAAGGCTTTGCTGCAGCCTAACTCCAACAAGCCATTGGAAACATTTCTGAGAGAGTTTCTCAGACCCTTATTGAGGGCAGGTTCTGAATGGGGTGAAGGACAGGGCCCACTGTACTAGGGAcctgaaggtgg comes from Cynocephalus volans isolate mCynVol1 chromosome 6, mCynVol1.pri, whole genome shotgun sequence and encodes:
- the TMEM140 gene encoding transmembrane protein 140, with the translated sequence MAVPRLWRSDHLPFLGIMILLVVVISLLFYALLWKAGNLTDLPNLRIGFYNFCLWNEDAGSLQCHQFPELEALGVPRVGLALARLGVYGALVLTLFVPLPLLLAQCNSDEGEWQLAVRFLEAASVLLASGLGLFLSYVWKWVRLSLLGPGCLALGTAQTLLIVLLTATVLFPQRAEKDKSKLESC